The Tessaracoccus aquimaris sequence CCAGCTCGCCGTCGTCCACACCCACTGGCTGACCCTCGGCGCCATCGTCGGCCTGATCCTGCTGCTGCTCGAGAAGCAGTTCCAGCTCAGCTCGCTCCCGAAGCGCTACATGGCGTTCCTGATCACCTACAACGCTGGCGTCCTGCTCACCGGAACCATGATGATCGTCAAGGGCTGCATGCAGGTGCTCGGGAACCCGGCTGCCGACTCCGCGATGCTCGCGGGCATGGCGGGCCTCGGCCACATGAGCGTCACCGCCGGGTTCGTCCTGCTGCTGGTCATGATCGGCTCCAAGATCGGCTTCTTCAGCAAGAAGGGGGAGGTCAATGCCTGATAGCACGAACGCGGCCACGGACCGGGAGCCTGCAACAGGCCAGGTCCTGGCTAGTGGGGGACGCCGACGCTGGATAGCGCTCGGCATCCTCGCCGTCTCGCTCGGCCTCGTCGTGCTGGACGGCACCATCGTGGGGGTCTCGCTCCCCGTCATCATCCGGGACCTGAACCTCTCGCTCACCAATGCCGAGTGGGTCAACAGCCTCTACTCGGTGGTCTTCGCCGCCCTGCTGCTGACCGCCGGGCGGCTCGGCGACAGCTTCGGGCGCCGCAAGACGCTCGTCGTCGGCATCGTCTTGTTCGGCGTCGGCAGCGTGCTCGCCGCCCTGTCCGGCGGCGCCGCGTCGCTCATCGCGGCCCGAGCGGTGCAGGGCATCGGTGGCGCGCTGATCCTGCCTTCGACCCTTTCGACGGTCAATGCCACGTTCCGCGGCAAGGACCGCGCCGTCGCGTTCGGCGTCTGGGGCGCCGTGATGTCGGGCGCTGCGGCGCTCGGCCCGCTGCTCGGTGGCCTCCTGACCAAGTACGCCACCTGGCACTGGGTGTTCTGGGTGAACGTCCCGATCGGCCTGGTGCTGATCGTGGCCGCGCTCATCTTCGTCGACGACACCCGCGGCGACCGTGACCGCGGCGCCGACTTCGTCGGCCCCATCCTTGCGGCGATCGGCTTCGGTGCCCTGGTGTTCGGCCTCATCGAGGGGGCAAACCTCGGCTGGTGGAAGCCCGAGGAGGTGTTCACGCTCGGCTCCTTCACCTGGGGCCTTGACGCACCCATCTCCGCGGCTCCCGTCGCGCTGCTGGTCGGCCTGGTGTTCATCGCGATCTTCGTGCTCTACGAGCGCTCGCTCGGGGCAAAGGGGCGCGTTCGGATCCTGGACACCTCGCTGTTCTCGATCCCCAGCTTCTCCTGGGGCAACCTGACCGCAGGGCTCGTCGCCGTCGGCGAGTTCGCTCTGATCTTCGTCCTTCCGCTGTACCTGACGACCACGCTCGGGCTCGACACCCTCGGCGCCGGTCTGGTGCTCGTCACGATGGCGCTCGGCGCGTTCTTCGCTGGCGCCTCGGCCCGGCACCTGGCCGCTGCCCTGGGCGCAGCCCGCGTCGTGATCCTCGGCCTCGCGCTCGAGGTCGTCGGCGTCGCGGCCACCGCGCTGCTCGTCGGGCTGCAACTCGGGTCCTGGTGGGTCGCCGCCACGATGCTGGTCTACGGCGTCGGCGTCGGCCTCGCCTCCGCGCAGGTCACCTCGCTCGTGCTCGGCGACGTTCCGGTCGCACAATCCGGCGCCGGGTCGGCGGTCCAGTCGACAGTGCGCCAGGTCGGCTCCGCCCTCGGCGCTGCCATGGGCGGCACCGTGCTCTCCAGCGCGCTGGGGACGCACGTCATCCAGCAGGCGACGCCAGACAGCTTCGCGCACGCAAGTTCGTGGGCCGTCTGGGCCTCCGCCGCGGTGCTCGCGGTCGGCCTGTTCGCCGCGCTGCGCCTGAAGGCCGCCGTCAAGGGCGGTTCCGCCGCGGCCCAGGAGCAGCCTGCCGAGGCCTGAGACACGACGCGAACGACCCCACCGGTTCTTGGTCCCGGTGGGGTCGTTTGCCTTTAAGTGTTACGCCGGGACCGCCGCGCCGCCGGTGAGGCGGACCCGGACGGTGGGGAGTCGAGGCGCTCCGGCGATGACACGACCGCGCGCTGCCCGTCGGGGAGCAGCACCCCGATCTCCACGTCGTCGACGGTGTAGCCCTGGTCGACGACCTGCACCTCGGCCCCGTCGTCGGCCACCTGCAGCGCGCCGGGCAGAACCGCGAGCACCTCGCCCGTGGTGAGCGTCCCCTCCCAGCCGAGTTCCCGCGCCGTGTGCTCCGTGATGAACGCCCTGGCGCCGAGGAAAGCGGCCACGTCCCGCGACGCGGGCGCCCGACGCAGCACCTCTGGATCGTCGAGTTGCAGCATGCGGCCCTCGACGAGCACCGCCACCCGGTCGGCGATCGTGTACGCCTCCTGGTGGTCGTGCGTCACGTAGACGGCGGTGGTGTGCGTCTCGCGGAGGATCCGGGCGAGGTCGTCGGCGAGCCTGCGCCGCAGCCCGGTGTCGAGCGCCGACAGCGGCTCGTCGAGCAGCAGCGCCCGCGGTGATGGGGCGAGCGAGCGGGCCAGCGCCACGCGTTGAGCCTGGCCTCCCGACAGTTCGGTCGGCCGACGATCCCCATAGCCGGGTAGGCCGACGACCTCGAGCATCTCGGCGACCCGGTCGCGCTGCTCCGTCTTCGAGAGATGGCCGAGCCCGTAGGCGATGTTCCTGGCCACCGTCATGGTGGGGAACAGTTGCCCGTCCTGGAACACCATGCCGAAGTTGCGCTTGAACACCTTCACGGGCGCCAGGTCGACGCCGTCCCAGGAGACGCTGCCCCCGGCGAGCGGCTCGAGGCCCGCGATCGCGCGAAGCAGCGTCGACTTGCCCGAGCCGGAGGGCCCGAGCAGCCCGACGACCGTGCCCGGCTGCACGTCGAGCGACACCCCGTCGACCGCGACGGTCGAGCCGTACCTCACGATCGCGTCCCTGATCTGCAGGCCTGTTACCACGTCGCCACCTCCCGCGGACGCAACCTCTCGGCGACCGCCATCGTGATTCCCGCCAATCCTGCCAGCAGCACCGAGGCGGCCAGCGCCATGCCGTACATCTCGGCGCCCGGCCGCCCGAACAGCCGGAAGATCAACACGGGAAGGGTCGGGTTGTCGGGGCGCGCCAGGAAGGAGGTCGCGCCGAACTCGCCAAGGGACGCCGCGAACGCGAAGCCGATCGCCAGGCCGAGCGCCCTGCCCAACTGCGGCAGTTCGATCCGGCGCAGCACCTGCAGCGGCGAGGAGCCCAGCATCGCAGCTGCCTCCAGTTGCCGCACGTCGATGGCCCGCAGCACCGGCAGCAGCGTGCGCACCACCAACGGAAGCGCCACCACCGCCTGCGCGATGGGGATCAGCACCACGCTCGAACGCAGGTCCAGCGGCGGACGGTTCAAGGTGATGAGGTAGCCGAAGCCCACCGTCACCGCCGACACCCCGAGCGGCAACAGGAACAGCGACTCGACGGTCGACAGCGCCGCCCTGCCCGCAGGTCGCCTCGGCCTCCGGGACGCGATCAGCGCCACCAGGACGCCGAGCGTCACGGCGATCAGCGTCGCGGCGAGCGCCGTCACCACGGAGGTGCGCAGCGCGCCGCCGAGGGTCGCTCCGAGGGTCGGCTGCCCCGCCAGTTGTGTGTAGTTGACGATGGTCAGTTCGCCGGATCGGTGCAGCGAGCGCCAGGCCAGGTTGGCAAGCGGGACGCCGACCAGGCCGACCGCCACCAGCGCCGTCACCGCGAGGGGAACGGCGTCGCGGCCGAGCGACAAAGGCCGGGCCGCGACCGTCTCGGGCTGCAGTTTCAGCGCGCGCGTCATCCTGGCCTGCGCGCGCCCGCTGAGCCACAGCGCCGCCGTCACGATCACCAGTTGGGCGATCGACAGCGCCGCGGCGGAGCGTAGGTCGAGCAGTTGGGTGGTCAGGAACCAGATCTCGGTCTCGACGCTCTGATAGCGGCCCTGCCCCAACACCATGACGATGCCGTAGGAGGAGGCGCTGAACAGGAACACGAGCGAGGCGGCCGACACGATGGCGGGCGCGAGCGTCGGAAGCGTCACCGAGAACAGGGTGCGCAGCGGCCGCGCCCCCAGCGTCGCCGATGCCTGAGCGAGCCGCGGGTCGAGCTTGGCCCACATCGAGCCGACCGTGCGCAGCACCACCGAGTAGTTGAAGAACACCATCGCGAGCAGGATCGCGGCCGGGGTG is a genomic window containing:
- a CDS encoding ABC transporter permease; protein product: MIRSRAAWAAVAAVPLAFLTLFFAWPAGALILRGFHGDHGWTLDGFAAVFDSARTWRAVWFTLASAAASTVLCLLLGLPGAYVLYRTRFPGAGALRAVLTIPFVLPTVVVGVAFGALLRDDGPLGWARLGGTPAAILLAMVFFNYSVVLRTVGSMWAKLDPRLAQASATLGARPLRTLFSVTLPTLAPAIVSAASLVFLFSASSYGIVMVLGQGRYQSVETEIWFLTTQLLDLRSAAALSIAQLVIVTAALWLSGRAQARMTRALKLQPETVAARPLSLGRDAVPLAVTALVAVGLVGVPLANLAWRSLHRSGELTIVNYTQLAGQPTLGATLGGALRTSVVTALAATLIAVTLGVLVALIASRRPRRPAGRAALSTVESLFLLPLGVSAVTVGFGYLITLNRPPLDLRSSVVLIPIAQAVVALPLVVRTLLPVLRAIDVRQLEAAAMLGSSPLQVLRRIELPQLGRALGLAIGFAFAASLGEFGATSFLARPDNPTLPVLIFRLFGRPGAEMYGMALAASVLLAGLAGITMAVAERLRPREVATW
- a CDS encoding ABC transporter ATP-binding protein, with translation MVTGLQIRDAIVRYGSTVAVDGVSLDVQPGTVVGLLGPSGSGKSTLLRAIAGLEPLAGGSVSWDGVDLAPVKVFKRNFGMVFQDGQLFPTMTVARNIAYGLGHLSKTEQRDRVAEMLEVVGLPGYGDRRPTELSGGQAQRVALARSLAPSPRALLLDEPLSALDTGLRRRLADDLARILRETHTTAVYVTHDHQEAYTIADRVAVLVEGRMLQLDDPEVLRRAPASRDVAAFLGARAFITEHTARELGWEGTLTTGEVLAVLPGALQVADDGAEVQVVDQGYTVDDVEIGVLLPDGQRAVVSSPERLDSPPSGSASPAARRSRRNT
- a CDS encoding MFS transporter, whose translation is MPDSTNAATDREPATGQVLASGGRRRWIALGILAVSLGLVVLDGTIVGVSLPVIIRDLNLSLTNAEWVNSLYSVVFAALLLTAGRLGDSFGRRKTLVVGIVLFGVGSVLAALSGGAASLIAARAVQGIGGALILPSTLSTVNATFRGKDRAVAFGVWGAVMSGAAALGPLLGGLLTKYATWHWVFWVNVPIGLVLIVAALIFVDDTRGDRDRGADFVGPILAAIGFGALVFGLIEGANLGWWKPEEVFTLGSFTWGLDAPISAAPVALLVGLVFIAIFVLYERSLGAKGRVRILDTSLFSIPSFSWGNLTAGLVAVGEFALIFVLPLYLTTTLGLDTLGAGLVLVTMALGAFFAGASARHLAAALGAARVVILGLALEVVGVAATALLVGLQLGSWWVAATMLVYGVGVGLASAQVTSLVLGDVPVAQSGAGSAVQSTVRQVGSALGAAMGGTVLSSALGTHVIQQATPDSFAHASSWAVWASAAVLAVGLFAALRLKAAVKGGSAAAQEQPAEA
- a CDS encoding DUF2871 domain-containing protein; this translates as MTKALKTQYFFATAYTALGLLSGLFYREFTKFNGSPGGTQLAVVHTHWLTLGAIVGLILLLLEKQFQLSSLPKRYMAFLITYNAGVLLTGTMMIVKGCMQVLGNPAADSAMLAGMAGLGHMSVTAGFVLLLVMIGSKIGFFSKKGEVNA